In a single window of the Thermomicrobiales bacterium genome:
- a CDS encoding maleylpyruvate isomerase N-terminal domain-containing protein produces MSAEQATTIERLQSARAAFDELLVAVGTDRMTQPMDASGWSVKDIVAHITAYERWTTAHLRGLLRGEPPTVLEQYGTDEAPNGADPFDLDTLNATMLERDRVLTLDEAMQVAGTTF; encoded by the coding sequence ATGTCGGCCGAACAGGCTACGACGATCGAGCGTCTTCAGTCGGCCCGGGCAGCGTTTGATGAGCTACTGGTCGCGGTCGGCACTGATCGGATGACGCAACCGATGGATGCGTCCGGCTGGTCGGTGAAGGACATCGTCGCCCACATCACCGCCTACGAGCGCTGGACGACCGCACACTTGCGCGGCCTGCTGCGGGGTGAGCCGCCGACTGTGCTGGAGCAGTACGGCACCGACGAGGCACCGAACGGCGCTGACCCGTTCGATCTCGACACGCTGAACGCAACGATGCTGGAGCGCGACCGGGTGCTCACGCTGGATGAGGCCATGCAGGTAGCCGGGACCACCTTTG